One genomic window of Arachis stenosperma cultivar V10309 chromosome 10, arast.V10309.gnm1.PFL2, whole genome shotgun sequence includes the following:
- the LOC130956982 gene encoding protein FAR1-RELATED SEQUENCE 5-like, translated as MNCQAKLSIYLDKESSNWKVQKVILEHNHDLVARCMVHLIPKFCRVSGAAKDQLDGMQSYGLPTSKILRYMLGIAGGGGGGGGYSLLGFTKKDAYNYLDRTKRARIADGDANSAIVYLEGKASVDPMAMARYNLTKEGMLSNLFWADGMSRVDYQHFGDVLVFDSTYKKNKYRRPLVIFSGANNHKQTTIFGFGIVLDETITSYKWMLENLLEVMCNKLPSVVVTDGDDAIIAAITEVFPSATHHLCAWHLQKNVTSNGNEQMFRNLFSRWLYADMSIYDFEAEWAEAADEYELHDKLWAMQMYE; from the coding sequence ATGAACTGCCAGGCTAAGTTGTCGATATATCTTGACAAAGAAAGTTCGAACTGGAAGGTCCAGAAAGTCATCCTCGAGCACAACCATGACTTAGTAGCTAGGTGTATGGTACACTTAATTCCAAAGTTCTGTCGGGTTTCAGGTGCGGCAAAGGATCAGCTAGATGGTATGCAAAGTTATGGGCTACCTACGTCAAAGATTCTTAGGTACATGCTAGGGATtgcgggggggggggggggggggggggggtatTCACTATTGGGTTTCACAAAGAAGGATGCTTATAACTACCTTGACCGGACTAAGCGCGCAAGGATTGCAGATGGGGATGCAAATTCTGCCATTGTCTATTTAGAGGGAAAGGCTTCTGTGGACCCCATGGCAATGGCGAGGTATAACCTGACTAAGGAGGGTATGTTGTCCAACTTGTTTTGGGCCGATGGAATGAGCAGAGTTGATTACCAACACTTTGGTGATGTCCTCGTGTTCGATTCAACGTACAAAAAGAACAAGTATAGGAGACCGCTTGTAATATTCTCAGGTGCAAACAACCACAAACAGACGACTATCTTTGGATTCGGGATAGTGTTGGACGAGACGATTACTTCGTACAAGTGGATGCTAGAAAATCTTCTTGAAGTGATGTGTAATAAATTGCCATCTGTTGTAGTCACAGATGGCGATGATGCCATTATTGCAGCAATTACGGAAGTTTTTCCTAGTGCAACCCATCACCTATGTGCTTGGCATCTACAAAAGAATGTTACATCTAATGGGAACGAGCAGATGTTCAGGAACTTGTTTTCAAGGTGGTTGTATGCGGATATGTCGATATATGACTTTGAAGCGGAATGGGCTGAAGCAGCGGATGAATACGAGTTACATGATAAGTTGTGGGCAATGCAGATGTACGAATAG